The Rhododendron vialii isolate Sample 1 chromosome 8a, ASM3025357v1 genome has a window encoding:
- the LOC131298689 gene encoding uncharacterized protein LOC131298689, which yields MLFAITEGSIDEQMVKKSDPILVKLIETYKRGQVKFLLAGKDIPLTDHEIGVIFGITFGPVKIHIATHGRRPDIEFANRVFAGASTMHLPTMRVTIENILKPPVKKKQKNKQKEISETEAAKDLTRLLTLYAIGTLFFPTTGPNLNWSYLKLVEDLENSANYNWSVFITDYLVNELNSKNPTIVGGCTTALLLKIFDPFSCSKISMTSNTYFY from the coding sequence ATGTTGTTTGCAATTACTGAAGGCAGTATTGATGAGCAAATGGTGAAGAAATCTGATCCTATCCTTGTCAAGTTGATAGAGACATATAAGAGAGGTCAAGTAAAGTTTTTGCTTGCAGGAAAAGATATTCCTCTGACTGATCATGAGATTGGTGTCATTTTTGGAATAACATTTGGACCAGTGAAGATCCACATCGCAACCCACGGGCGAAGGCCAGACATAGAATTTGCCAATCGAGTCTTTGCTGGGGCAAGCACTATGCACCTTCCAACAATGAGGGTgacaattgaaaatattttgaaacctcCCGTcaagaagaagcaaaagaatAAGCAAAAAGAAATATCAGAGACAGAAGCTGCAAAAGATTTGACACGTCTTCTGACATTGTATGCCATTGGAACACTGTTTTTTCCAACAACAGGACCAAACCTGAATTGGTCCTACCTCAAGCTTGTTGAGGATTTGGAAAATAGTGCAAATTACAATTGGTCGGTGTTCATCACCGATTATCTTGTTAACGAGCTCAACTCCAAGAATCCAACGATTGTTGGTGGTTGCACCACTGCACTCCTGTTAAAAATCTTCGACCCTTTCTCTTGTAGTAAAATATCAATGACATCTAACAcctatttttattga